One genomic window of Clostridioides sp. ES-S-0054-01 includes the following:
- a CDS encoding ABC transporter ATP-binding protein, with protein MEHLLEVNNLSVSFKVEEGEVQAVRNVSFNLKKGETLAIVGESGCGKSVLCKSLMRILPYNGYIKNGEVLLKSSDLVRKSEKEMEDIRGKNISMIFQDPMTSLNPTISIGKQIAEAIMIHKGISKSEAKKRAIELIELVGIDNPEKRFKQFPHHFSGGMRQRIVIAIALACNPDVLIADEPTTALDVTIQAQIIDLIKDLQDKIGLSIIFITHDLGVVATIADRIAVMYAGKIIEIGTVEDIFYDPRHPYTWGLLGSLPTLDSQDEYLYNIPGMPPNLLNPPKGDAFAIRNKNALKIDYEKEPPMFKINDTHSAATWLLHPDAPKVDIPVRVNCGRVISNE; from the coding sequence TTGGAACATTTATTGGAGGTTAATAATCTATCTGTAAGTTTTAAAGTAGAAGAAGGAGAAGTTCAGGCTGTAAGAAACGTATCTTTTAATCTAAAAAAAGGTGAAACGTTAGCTATAGTTGGAGAATCTGGTTGTGGGAAATCTGTACTTTGTAAGAGTTTGATGAGGATACTCCCATACAATGGATACATTAAAAATGGAGAGGTTTTACTTAAATCAAGTGATTTGGTTAGGAAGTCTGAAAAAGAGATGGAAGACATAAGAGGAAAGAATATATCAATGATATTTCAAGACCCTATGACATCTCTCAATCCAACTATATCAATAGGAAAGCAAATAGCAGAAGCTATAATGATTCATAAAGGTATAAGTAAAAGTGAAGCAAAAAAGAGAGCTATAGAACTTATTGAATTAGTTGGAATAGATAATCCTGAGAAAAGATTTAAGCAATTTCCACATCATTTTTCAGGTGGAATGAGACAACGTATAGTAATAGCTATAGCACTTGCTTGCAATCCAGATGTATTGATTGCTGATGAACCTACAACAGCTTTAGATGTAACTATACAAGCTCAAATAATTGATTTAATAAAAGATTTACAAGATAAGATAGGCTTATCAATAATATTTATAACTCACGATTTAGGTGTAGTTGCAACTATAGCTGATAGAATAGCAGTCATGTATGCAGGAAAGATTATAGAAATAGGAACAGTAGAAGATATATTTTATGACCCTAGACATCCATATACTTGGGGATTATTAGGTTCATTACCTACTTTAGATTCACAGGATGAGTATCTATATAATATACCTGGAATGCCTCCAAACTTATTGAATCCTCCAAAAGGAGATGCTTTTGCAATAAGGAATAAGAATGCACTTAAAATAGATTATGAAAAAGAACCACCAATGTTTAAAATTAATGATACACATAGTGCAGCAACTTGGTTATTGCATCCAGATGCTCCAAAAGTAGATATACCAGTTAGAGTAAATTGTGGAAGGGTGATTTCTAATGAATAG